A window of the Arachis duranensis cultivar V14167 chromosome 5, aradu.V14167.gnm2.J7QH, whole genome shotgun sequence genome harbors these coding sequences:
- the LOC107488137 gene encoding LOW QUALITY PROTEIN: subtilisin-like protease (The sequence of the model RefSeq protein was modified relative to this genomic sequence to represent the inferred CDS: inserted 2 bases in 1 codon; substituted 1 base at 1 genomic stop codon), with protein MLISLVFLPCSTFTNISSIYGHXENKGHQSELRTYIVHVSRPERNNNGVSLQSEELHGWYQTLMPQTIATSIQDRMVFSYRNVVSGFAVKLTQEEAKALEEKEEVVSARPERTLTLHTTHTPSFLGLRQGQGLWKDSNLGRGVIIGIIDTGIFXKWKGHCEFTGQRTCNNKLVGARNLLKEALQEPPFENYFHGTHTAAEAAGAFVEDAGVFGNAKGTAAGMAPGAHVAMYKVCNDQVGCTESAILAAMDIAIEDGVDVLSLSLGLGSLPFFDDPIAIGAFSAIQSGIFVSCSAANSGPEYSTLSNEAPWILTVGASTIDRKIAALAKLGNGAKYQGETLFQPSNFSSELLPLVYPGLNGNNESAFCTPGSLENFDVKGKVVVCDLGKISSVLKGQEVLRAGGAAVILTSPEIVGYSTPTTAYPLPAVQVGFGASFAIKSYINSSSTAQATILFEGTIIGDSLAPEVVYFSSRGPSQESPGILKPDIIGPGVNILAAWGVSVDNKVPSYNVVSGTSMSCPHLSGIAALLKSAHPDWSPAAIKSAIMTTADTKNLGGLPIVDQRHLKADIFATGAGHVNPNRANDPGLVYDIHPDDYIPYLCGLSYTDREIGILVQRKVVCANVKVIAEAQLNYPSFSIILGSTSQYYTRTLTNVGPANSTYSVDIDVPFGLGVSVNPSQITFSEWNQKVTYSVEFIPQVRENRGNHSFAQGALTWISQKHTVRTPISVIFK; from the exons ATGTTAATCAGCCTTGTGTTCCTACCCTGTTCAACCTTTACCAATATTTCCTCAATTTATGGACACT aagaaaacaaaggccACCAAAGTGAGTTACGAACCTACATTGTTCATGTCAGTAGGCCAGAAAGGAATAACAATGGCGTTTCTCTTCAATCAGAAGAGTTGCATGGCTGGTACCAAACACTTATGCCGCAAACCATTGCAACCTCCATTCAGGATCGTATGGTTTTCTCTTACCGCAATGTGGTCTCTGGTTTCGCCGTGAAGTTGACACAAGAAGAAGCCAAAGCTTtggaagagaaagaggaagttGTTTCAGCAAGACCTGAAAGAACCCTCACTCTTCACACAACTCACACTCCATCTTTCTTGGGTTTGCGTCAGGGACAAGGGTTGTGGAAAGATTCCAACCTTGGAAGAGGCGTTATCATCGGAATTATAGACACCGGAATATT CAAGTGGAAAGGTCATTGCGAATTCACGGGACAAAGAACATGCAACAACAAGCTCGTTGGTGCAAGAAATCTTCTCAAGGAAGCTCTTCAAGAGCCTCCTTTTGAAAACTACTTCCACGGAACGCATACAGCCGCAGAGGCGGCCGGAGCATTTGTGGAAGACGCCGGAGTTTTTGGCAATGCCAAGGGAACTGCAGCTGGGATGGCACCCGGTGCACACGTGGCAATGTACAAAGTATGCAATGACCAAGTCGGGTGCACCGAAAGTGCCATTCTAGCTGCAATGGACATTGCCATTGAAGACGGCGTAGACGTTCTCTCTTTGTCCCTTGGTTTAGGCTCTCTTCCGTTCTTCGACGACCCAATTGCGATCGGCGCCTTTTCAGCCATCCAAAGCGGGATTTTCGTCAGTTGCTCGGCCGCTAACAGTGGTCCTGAATACAGCACTTTGTCAAATGAAGCTCCATGGATTCTCACCGTTGGTGCAAGCACCATTGATAGAAAAATAGCAGCACTAGCAAAGCTTGGAAACGGTGCAAAATATCAAGGAGAAACTTTGTTCCAGCCCAGTAACTTTTCGTCAGAACTATTGCCACTTGTGTATCCTGGTTTAAATGGAAACAATGAATCTGCTTTCTGCACACCCGGATCCTTAGAAAACTTTGATGTCAAAGGAAAGGTTGTGGTTTGCGATTTAGGTAAGATTTCAAGTGTTCTCAAAGGACAAGAAGTTCTGAGAGCCGGTGGTGCCGCCGTGATTCTGACCAGCCCAGAAATCGTTGGCTACAGCACCCCCACCACCGCTTACCCTCTCCCTGCAGTGCAAGTAGGCTTTGGAGCAAGTTTCGCCATCAAATCTTACATAAACTCATCAAGCACAGCACAAGCAACGATCTTGTTTGAAGGAACAATAATTGGTGATTCACTTGCACCAGAAGTTGTTTACTTCTCTTCAAGGGGTCCAAGCCAAGAAAGCCCTGGAATCTTGAAACCAGACATAATTGGACCCGGGGTGAATATTCTAGCAGCATGGGGTGTCTCTGTAGACAACAAAGTACCATCGTACAATGTTGTCTCCGGCACTTCAATGTCATGCCCTCACCTCAGCGGCATTGCGGCTTTACTCAAAAGCGCGCATCCTGATTGGTCTCCGGCAGCTATTAAATCAGCTATCATGACGACTGCGGATACAAAGAACCTCGGAGGCCTACCCATTGTGGATCAAAGGCATTTGAAGGCTGACATTTTTGCAACGGGTGCAGGACATGTTAACCCTAATAGAGCAAATGATCCTGGTCTTGTTTATGATATCCACCCTGATGATTACATTCCTTATCTCTGTGGATTGAGTTACACGGACAGAGAGATTGGAATTCTTGTTCAAAGGAAAGTGGTGTGTGCCAATGTTAAGGTCATAGCAGAAGCACAACTCAACTACCCTTCATTTTCTATTATATTGGGGTCTACTTCACAATACTACACTAGAACGTTGACCAATGTTGGACCAGCAAATTCAACCTATAGTGTGGATATTGATGTGCCTTTTGGTTTGGGTGTGAGCGTAAACCCTTCTCAGATAACGTTCAGTGAGTGGAATCAGAAGGTTACATATTCGGTGGAGTTTATTCCACAAGTGAGAGAAAATAGAGGAAACCATAGCTTTGCTCAAGGTGCTCTCACATGGATATCTCAGAAACACACTGTTAGGACCCCCATTTCTGTTATTTTCAAGTGA